TCACCAGACATATTTTCTACGACACCGTCACCGCAGGCCCAAAAGCCGGCGGCAATCGCGACGGAGGAAAGACTTATCAAAAGTTTCTTGTTCATACAAAACCTCTTTTGAGGAAATTTACATTAATCTTTATAAAAAAGAGCAAAAGAAACAATTTTTCGTGAAAGAAAACACAGAAAAAACTGCTTTTTAGCCCCGAAAAAGCCTTTTGGGACCCCTTACTGCTCCTCTTCGACCGAAATTTTTCGCTGTCCGGTGATGAACTGGTGCACGTAGGGGTTCGTGGTGTTCTTGATTTCGTCCACCGTTCCAACCTCGATGATGCGTCCGTTGTAGAGCATCGCGATGCGGTCTGCCACCTTGAAGGCGCTCACCATGTCGTGCGTCACGACGACGGAAGTGACCCCGAGCTTGCTCTGCATGTCGAGGATGAGGTCGTTGATGACATCGCTCGTGATGGGGTCGAGACCGGTCGTCGGTTCGTCGTACAGGAGGATTTCGGGGTTCAAGGCGATAGCGCGGGCGAGGGCCACGCGCTTGCGCATGCCGCCCGAAAGTTCGGAGGGCATCTTGGTCCTGAACTCGGGGACGAGGTTGATCATCTGGAGCTTTTCGGTCACCACGTCCTGAATTTGTTTCTCGGAAAGTTCCGGATGGTGCTCGCGCAGGGCGAACGCGATGTTCTCGCCTGTGTTCATGGAATCGAAAAGAGCGCCCATCTGGAAAAGCATGCCCATCTTTTTGCGGATGGTGCGCGTGTCGAAGAACTTGGGCGTACTGATGGTAACGCCATCGACGGAAACTTCGCCTCCATCGGGCTGCAACAGGCCGATCATGTGCTTCAGGATCACGGACTTGCCACCGCCGGACTTGCCGATGATGACCATGGTCTCGCCACGGCGGATATCCAGGTTCACGTCCTCGAGAACGGTCTGCGGGCCGAAGGACTTCTTGAGCCCCTTCAGGCGGATGGCGATATCATTCGGGTCTATCTTTACGTTCGGCATAATGGCACCTGCAAAAACTAGAAGAACATGATGGCATCAAGAACAAAGTCAGAAATCAAAATCATGAGGCAACTGGAAACCACGACGTTCATGGTCGCAAGCCCCACACCGCGAGCTCCGGGCTTGGCGTTTATCCCGTGGTAGTAACCCAGCACGAAAATCAGCACGCCGAACACGAGCGACTTGATCATGCCCGACCAGAGGTCCATGGAATTGAACAGGTACTGCATGCCGGAGGTGTAGGTGTAAGTCGTGATGTCGAGGCCGAGAACGCACACGATCCAGCCACCGATAAGCGCGAGGCAGTTGGATATGGCGGTAAGGCAAGGGATCATCGTCATGAACGCGATAAAGCGGGGGAGAGCGAGGTAGCGGTACGGGTCGAGGCCGAGAACCGTATAGGCGGAGAGTTCCTCCTTTTCCTTCATGCTCCCGAGTTCAGCCGCGACGGCGCTGCCCACGCGGCCCGAAAGTACGATGGCCGTAAGGAGCGGTCCGAGTTCGATGAGCACCATCTTGCAGGCGGCCGTACCGACGAACTTGTCGGCCACCAGGTTCTGAAATTCGAATTCGGCACATACGGTCGCCACCATGCCCGTGAATATGGAAGTCACGAACAGGAGCGGAAGCGACGAGACGCCGATGGATATCATCTGCTTCACGATGAGGTCCGGATTCTTGAACACGTGCGGAATCTGCTTCAGGGTGAGGAACAGGATGCACAGGACTTCGCCTATGCTCGCAATCCCGTCGACAATGACGCGTCCGATCCATACCGCAGGTTGAAGCAGAAAAGACATTACTGGTAATCTCCGAAGGAATAGCCGCCGTCAGACGGGTCGTCGCCGTAGCTGTATTCAGAATCTTCGCCACCGCCTTCGCCTTCGCCGTTTTCGGCATCGTAGAACGTAGTGTACTCGGGAACGAACGCGAGGGGGATGTCCCTCACGGAACCGTTACGGTGCTTGGCGACGATGAGTTCGGCCTTGAATTTGTCTTCGTCCTTGTGGGTGCGCACGTAGGGGCGTTCCACGAACCAGACCATGTCGGCGTCTTGTTCGATAGAACCCGATTCGCGGAGGTCGGAAAGCTGCGGCCTCTCGCGGCCCTTTTCTTCGACCTTACGGCTGAGCTGTGCGAGCGCGATGACGGGGATGTGCAGGTCCTTGGCGAGAATCTTGAGGCCACGCGAGATGGCGCCGATGGCGACTGCGCGGTTTTCTTCACCGCCGGTCTTCATCAACTGGAGGTAGTCGATGATCAGCATGTCGAGCTTGTCTTTGCGCTTGAGGTCGCGGGCCTTGCTCATGAGTTCCATGATGCCGAGGTCGGCATTGTCGTCGACGTAGAGCGGCGCCTGGTTGATGGGGGCGACCGTCGCGATGAGCTTGCGCATCTCTTCGGGAGAAAGCTTGTTGTTGCGGAGCTTGCTCTGGTCGATTTGGGCCCTGGAGCAGAGCAGACGCTGGGCGAGCTGCACGCCGTCCATTTCGAGGCTGAAGAAGGCGACGTTCCTGTGGTAGTTGATGGCTGCGTTCGCTGCAATCGTGAGGGCGAACGACGTCTTGCCGACACCGGGACGCGCTGCAAGGATAATCAGGTCGGAATCCTGCAGGCCGTTGGTGAGTTCGTCGAGTTCCTTGATGCCCGTGGGCACGCCGGTGATGCCGTCCTTGCGGTTGTTGAGACGGTCGAGAAGCGGGTTCACGAAGTTCTCGATGGGGCGGAGCGTGTTCTTCACCTGCTTTTCGGCGATGGCGAACACGTCCTTTTCTGCTGCTTGCAGGACTTCGTCCGGGTTGTTGCCCGCGTCCATCGCCTTCTTGATGGTGTCCGAAGACATCTTGATGAGCTTGCGGAGCACGTACTTGTTGCGCAGGTGTTCCAGGTTCCATTCCACGTTCGCCGACGAGGCGACGCTTTCCATCATTTCGAAAATATATTCGCGGCCGCCCGCTTGGGCGAGTTTCCCCATTTTTTCTAGTTGGGCGGGGAGGGTGAGCATGTCGATGGGAGTGCCTAGGCTGTACAAATCCTTCATGGCGTGCCAGACTAACTGGTGGCGTTCCATGTAGAAGAAATCGTCTTCCGACACCATCTCGATGACGGGCGCGATTACGTTGGGGTCACGAAGGATTCCGCCGAGCAAATAGCGTTCGGCATCGCAGTCCATCGGGACTTGGCGACCTTCGTAGCTTCCACCTTCTTTAGCGAATTCAGACATATACTTGAGGAAATATAATTTTTAGTTTCAGGAGAAATACGAACTTTTCGGGAGATGGACCTTCCAGGTGAGCCATTTCAGCTGCTTGTCTTGGGACATGGCGACTGCGTCTACGAGCGCACAGGTCTTGATGCCCGAAAATTCCAGATCGGTTCCGGCAAGGTCGTTGAAGTTCTTGCCCTTGCCGAATAACTGGTGGAAAAGTCCTTCGCCGAACGACACCATGATATCGGGTTTCACGAAGGAAAGTTCCTTGGTGAGCATCTTGCGCAGGGCCGCTTCGAAAAGGGGCGGAATGTTCCTTGCGGTGTGCCCCTTGTAGAAGTAGGCGACCCCGATGGAATCCTCGGTAATCTTCAGGTTCGCGAAAAGGCGGATGAGCATCTGGCCTGCTTCGGACGAGAGGTAGTTGCTCTGGTCGGAAAGCGGGTTCGGCATCAGGAGCAGGAGTTTCGGGTTTTCAGGGCCTTCGTAATGCGCGAGGTTGTTTATGCCGGAGTAAATGGCTTCGCCCTGGATTGCCGCATAGAAGGCGTCCAGGCTTTCCGCGGATTCGAATGCGGCAGAAGCCTTCCTTGCGGCAGGACGTGCCGCGGGCATCGCGACTGCGGGTATGATCGGCGGTTCTTGTGCGCGTGCTGCCTGTGCCGCTTGTGTGGCCGGCGCCGTGCGTACGGGTTGTGCCGCTGGCTGCGGTGGCGTCGGCATGGCGGGCTTTGGCGCAGGGGCGGCTGCTCGCTGGAGTTTCTGGAGCGTCCAGGGTTCGTCGAGGTACACGTCGGAAAGGCCCATGTCGATCTGGCCTTGC
This window of the Fibrobacter sp. genome carries:
- a CDS encoding ABC transporter ATP-binding protein, which gives rise to MPNVKIDPNDIAIRLKGLKKSFGPQTVLEDVNLDIRRGETMVIIGKSGGGKSVILKHMIGLLQPDGGEVSVDGVTISTPKFFDTRTIRKKMGMLFQMGALFDSMNTGENIAFALREHHPELSEKQIQDVVTEKLQMINLVPEFRTKMPSELSGGMRKRVALARAIALNPEILLYDEPTTGLDPITSDVINDLILDMQSKLGVTSVVVTHDMVSAFKVADRIAMLYNGRIIEVGTVDEIKNTTNPYVHQFITGQRKISVEEEQ
- the dnaB gene encoding replicative DNA helicase encodes the protein MSEFAKEGGSYEGRQVPMDCDAERYLLGGILRDPNVIAPVIEMVSEDDFFYMERHQLVWHAMKDLYSLGTPIDMLTLPAQLEKMGKLAQAGGREYIFEMMESVASSANVEWNLEHLRNKYVLRKLIKMSSDTIKKAMDAGNNPDEVLQAAEKDVFAIAEKQVKNTLRPIENFVNPLLDRLNNRKDGITGVPTGIKELDELTNGLQDSDLIILAARPGVGKTSFALTIAANAAINYHRNVAFFSLEMDGVQLAQRLLCSRAQIDQSKLRNNKLSPEEMRKLIATVAPINQAPLYVDDNADLGIMELMSKARDLKRKDKLDMLIIDYLQLMKTGGEENRAVAIGAISRGLKILAKDLHIPVIALAQLSRKVEEKGRERPQLSDLRESGSIEQDADMVWFVERPYVRTHKDEDKFKAELIVAKHRNGSVRDIPLAFVPEYTTFYDAENGEGEGGGEDSEYSYGDDPSDGGYSFGDYQ
- a CDS encoding ABC transporter permease; protein product: MSFLLQPAVWIGRVIVDGIASIGEVLCILFLTLKQIPHVFKNPDLIVKQMISIGVSSLPLLFVTSIFTGMVATVCAEFEFQNLVADKFVGTAACKMVLIELGPLLTAIVLSGRVGSAVAAELGSMKEKEELSAYTVLGLDPYRYLALPRFIAFMTMIPCLTAISNCLALIGGWIVCVLGLDITTYTYTSGMQYLFNSMDLWSGMIKSLVFGVLIFVLGYYHGINAKPGARGVGLATMNVVVSSCLMILISDFVLDAIMFF